The Prionailurus bengalensis isolate Pbe53 chromosome E2, Fcat_Pben_1.1_paternal_pri, whole genome shotgun sequence region tgtctccctgtTTGACCCTTTACTCTTGCTGACCTGGCCTCTGGGGTGACTGGATGGGCCTCCTTTGCTTCTTCTGTGTAGGGGACAGTTACGAGTCTAAGCTTCTCTCACTCCTTTGTAAGTCTGACGAAAGCTGCACCCCGTACCCACACCAAAGCCACCAGCAGTGTGGAGGCCTCCCGCTgttggggagtggcagggagtGCCTTGACCCTTCTTTTGTCTGCCTCATGAGCCCCAGAGGCCTGGGCCCTCTACCCAGTATTCACTCCTCTGTGGGTGAGCCCCCAGCTCTGCCTTGGCTTTGCCTATGGGAAATGCAGACATAGCGCTGCCTACAGATACATTTACCTCGAGCAGCCACCCCGTGAGTGTGACTCAGATAAGCCCATAAACCTGCCGGTGGACATTGCATCCTGGTTCTACTGTGCACCCTGGGTTGTGGAACCCCAGGAGGGAGGCAGTGCCTGTCACTGGCGCTGGGCTCCAGCATCCGTGACCAGATCTCCCTGAGCCTTTCCTCAGCCCTGCCCATCGGGACACTTCCCTTATATGCTTTGGCCATCCCCTGATACTTAGATCTACAAAATTAGAACCATCTACTGGTGTGTGCAGTTCTAAGGGAATGTATCTGATTGTCAGGAGGTCCGACCCCCAGAAAAAGGTGAGAGCCAGGACCTAGCCCCCAACTTCTGTCTGGAGCCCAGCCTGAGTTCACCCTTTAAATCTCAGCTCCAAGCATCAGCACCTTTTTCTTGATAATGGTGAGGATGATGTCAGACCAGGCTCCAAGCATTTCCTGCGCATTTCAATCCCTTGTAACCAATCTGATGCaattaactctttaaaaagtATCCATTTTCCAGAGCAGGGAACAGGAACCTTGCCTGTGTTGGCCCCACCAGCACTGTTGCCCAGACCTTAGCCTTCCTGGGATCGGGGGATGGAGGGCCACCTGCACTCTCCACCCACAAGGCAGGGAGGGTCATATACACGTGGAGGGTCATGCCTGTGAAGTCAGGGATGACCGATTTGAATGAGAAATGCCTGGCAAGGAGCCAGGAGCACGTTCAGACTATAGTTCTGCTCTGAGTCTGTATCTtctgcttcagtttccccatctgtgaaacagGAATAATGGCAGCGTCTCCCATTGTGGGTTAGCTGAGTTATGTACGTGAAGGTGCTTATGATCAGGTGTGGCGTACCGTGAGCCGTTGGTAAAGGTTAGCTTTAAATGGTTTTCCTCCACCACCCTCCTGCGCCCTCCAGAGCTGAGTAAGGCCTGGGCTAGAGTCACCCTCGGTGTGGCTCCGCCCCTCCCGATGCTGCTCTCACCCCACAGGCCCACAGTGACCTGCTGCGCACCTATGAGGCTAAGCTCCTGGCCTTCGGAATCCCTCTGGACAACGTGGGCTTCAAGCCTCTGGAGACGGCTGTGATTGGGCAGACGCTGGGCCAGGGTCCCGCGGGGCTCGTGGGCACCCCAACGTAGTGCCCGCCTGGGACTGCTCCCTGGATGACCCTCCCTTTCACCAAGGACAGGAGCGGTTTGTCTTTCTATTTGTATCGTCTGCAAATGAAGTTTTTCTACATTTGCTGTGTGTCCTGTTGCCTGGCTACGTGGAGGAGAGGCACCTCCAGGACCCGTGGTACCCTGACCACTTCCTTCCCTGctgccctccttcccacctcGGGCCAGGGCAGCACCAGCCGAGCCCAGGAACCGCAGCAGCCTTGCAGATGCCAGCACTGACTTTATTGATGCCTGAGACTCAGTGGCTACTGGAAAATGGGGGGCCAGAATCTCCCGCAGGGAGTGTGAACTGGTGCCCTCTGTTGAGGTGTCCCAGTGAGCTGTGGGGATGGGATTGATGCTCACAGGCCAGCAGTTGTCCAGAGGAGGCGATGGCTCAGCCACTAGCTTCCTCGATACGTGGTGTAGGACCACGGGCTCAGCAGCAGGGGCACATGGAACCTGTGGGTCTCGTTGGTGATGGTGAAAACGACCTGAGAAGCAGAGAGGGCACCGGGACAGAGTGAGGGTCCGGTGCAGCACACAGGCAGCCCAGACTGTGGACCAGGGGCAAAAGTTAAGTGGGGCTGGAGCCCCGAGGGCCAGATGAAGCCAGTGGAGAACTGGAAAATGGTGAGGGCTGCGGATGGGGCTGAATCCTCCCCTGGAGAAAGCCCTTAGCTTGGGGAACTTGAAGGATCCGCCCTGAACAGGGTCAGGTGAGTGCCTTTGTCCACAGGGGCTGAGTCACTTTTGGCCCTGCCCCACAGCTTTACCCAGGGACAGGGCAGGGATGGGTGTGTTGTGGTAAAATCCCTGGACACCTTTCTTCTGAGAGCTCAAAGCAGGTGAACTCACTGCTTGCCACCGCCCAGGGAGAGGTGGGACCAGCCTGCCCACTGCAGGAATCTTGGTGAATCACAGGCCTCCACCCCTCTGGCCCACCCCCGGCCCTCACCTCCACATACGGGTAGAAGCTCTCCTGCCCCCTCTTCTTCCAGTAGCCCTCAGTGTCAAAGGACAGCTTGTAGGTGCCTGCCTTCATCGGGCCTGGTGGCAGGAGCCCCGGGCAGCGGCCATCCGAGTCGGTGTAGCTGGGGAGAGTGGAGTCGGAGGGAGTGAGGAGTCACCCCTGCCTGGCTCTCCAGGGTCGGTCGGCCCATGGCCTCAGACGCCTCCACAACCTGAGTCACCGGGAATGCCCTGCAGCAGGCCACGTTCTAGGGCCTGGGGTCTGGAGCAGCTCGGGGACACCACTGCAGTGTCTTTTTAGGGAACTCCAgtacagagaagcagaaaaggaaaaaaaaaatctattccatGAGCAACAATCCCTTTATActggcatatattttttctagattttctcaATGCATAACTATGCTTATTcataaacttggaaaaatactCTAAAATGGATTATTCTATTCATACTGTTTGATAGCTTGCCCTTTTCATTTAGTATATTCTGTGTGGCTTTCTGGATCAGTAACTGTCCCCAAACCCCCATCCTCATGGTGGCCTGTTTCCAGCTGTACCGAGTGTCTGAATGGAGGGTTCTGAGGGCCTGGCGCTTTGCTCACTGATCAGCCCCCAGTCACGTCTGGAAAGTTCTCCCATCGTTCCTGCCACCTGTGCTTTCAAGTTTCTGTGCTGTGACTGGAAGGGGGAGAAGTTGGGAATGGGTCTCTAGGACCCTGCGGGGGACCCCATATACTCCTTCAAGAACCTGGAACCCCAGCCTCTgcgaaggggcgggggggggggtgagctcTCTGTCCTCAGGCCCTGAACCCTTGG contains the following coding sequences:
- the LOC122494636 gene encoding 5-hydroxyisourate hydrolase-like encodes the protein MSSGAASRLRALQRHLGSSEGRGMELVSSPLTTHVLDTASGLPAQGLCLRLSRLEDHGQQWTELRKSYTDSDGRCPGLLPPGPMKAGTYKLSFDTEGYWKKRGQESFYPYVEVVFTITNETHRFHVPLLLSPWSYTTYRGS